In one window of Hevea brasiliensis isolate MT/VB/25A 57/8 chromosome 10, ASM3005281v1, whole genome shotgun sequence DNA:
- the LOC110631647 gene encoding ADP-ribosylation factor 2 yields the protein MGLTFTKLFSRLFAKKEMRILMVGLDAAGKTTILYKLKLGEIVTTIPTIGFNVETVEYKNISFTVWDVGGQDKIRPLWRHYFQNTQGLIFVVDSNDRDRIVEARDELHRMLNEDELRDAVLLVFANKQDLPNAMNAAEITDKLGLHSLRQRHWYIQSTCATSGEGLYEGLDWLSNNIANKA from the exons ATGGGGTTGACATTCACGAAGCTTTTCAGCCGGCTTTTTGCCAAGAAGGAAATGCGAATTCTGATGGTGGGTCTTGATGCTGCTGGTAAGACCACAATCCTGTACAAGCTCAAGCTTGGAGAGATTGTCACCACTATTCCCACTATTG GATTTAATGTGGAGACTGTGGAATACAAAAACATCAGTTTCACTGTGTGGGATGTTGGTGGTCAGGACAAG ATTCGTCCCTTGTGGAGGCACTACTTCCAAAACACCCAGGGTCTCATATTTGTGGTGGACAGCAATGACAGAGACCGTATTGTGGAGGCAAGGGATGAGTTGCACAGAATGTTGAATGAG GATGAGCTGCGAGATGCAGTGTTGCTTGTATTTGCTAATAAGCAGGATCTTCCCAATGCAATGAATGCTGCTGAAATCACTGACAAGCTTGGGCTGCACTCCCTCCGTCAGCGTCACTG GTACATCCAGAGTACCTGTGCAACCTCCGGTGAGGGACTTTATGAGGGCTTGGACTGGCTCTCCAATAATATTGCTAACAAG GCATAA